The genomic window GAAAGTCATCGCTGTTTACGAATCTCCGAACACGGCCCACAAAAGCCCATTCCCCCAGCACCCTCTTCGCCTCGAAAAGGAAGAGGAAGGGTCGTGGATCATTGAGACTGGAGCTGCCTCCTATCGGCTCGCAGGAGATGAACCTTCTGCCGACATTGCCCCGATTCTCGCCGTCAAAGGGATTGATCAAAAATGGCGAGGCCGAGGTCGCTTCCGCCTGCCGGAAGGAGTCAGAGTAGCCCATAGAGACACTCAATTACTCGAAAAGGGGCCGCTTCTCATTCGCGTTCGCAGCAACTACACTTTCAGCAACGGATGCCAGTATTCTCTCGAGATGACCGCTCTTAGCGGCGAACCGTTACTACTGATTCACGAGCGATCCGACCATTTGGAAGGAGCCGCTTTCGAGTTTTCCCTCCCCGAATTGTCTGGAGGGCGCGGATACCTGCACTGGACCCCCGAATCCGGATCTCATCACTGGCGCACTTTGGAAGCGCGGGATGAAATCATTGGCCAGCTTCCCGAATCCGTGCCTTGGTGGATCCCTCCGCAAGGCTTTGGCTACGCCATGACCCCGGAAGGTCTCGAAGAGGCCGACTACATCGGAATCTTCACCCGTCGGCGCGGCCAATGGATTGATCGCGCATTTGAAAAGATTGCTCAAGGTCCGATTGATCCCGACGGCACAGAGAACTGCGAATTGGAGTGGCCTCACCCGGAGATGGTCGGATCTTCGATCTCTATGATCTACGCCCACACGGACGCAAGTGGCGATGCCTTCTACCGCTTTGGTTTCTTCGACGGAGAGCGTCAATGGGCACTGTACGTTTCCGATTTCGGCTTGAATGATGGCCCTGGCAAAGACTTCGGTCGAAAACAGCACGCCTATTCCTCACCTCGTCTTCAAGAATACAAAGACTGGCATTTCGATGTCGAGGACACGCAAACTCGACCCCATCTCGTCGCCCAGAGAGAGAAACTGCCCGGTCTTCGGATAAAATCCCATTCGGGCCCTTTTCAAGGCCTGTGGGAAAAGATCCGCCGTGAGCCTGAACTGCCCGGCCCGCGGGATGGTCTTCTTTTCGCCATCGACAACGATCCTCTCATTGCCTGGGAAAAGCGAATCCTGCTCAATTACGTCGCCGAGAATCGGTCTACCATGACCCTACTGGGGCGAGATTGGTCGGACATGTATTCGCCGGTCGGCGGTCGAGACATTACGAAATGGGCGGAGGAATACGATCTAGTCGCAGCCAGCGGAGTATTCACTCCCGAGGAAGAACGCCAGATTCGGGATTTCTTCATCCTCATGGGGCACCTTTACATGGAAGAGGATTTCATGAATTGGCGCTTCAACGGACGCAACGCCAACTTTGAGGCGGACCGAACAGACATCGTGGGGGCGATAGGCCTCGTTTTCCAGGGCCACCCCGACTCGAAAAAATTCGTCGACCACGTTCTGGAGCGAACTCGCAAAGCCCTCCTCGCCTATTGCACTCCCGGCAGCGGTCGATGGTACGAAAATCCCGCTTGCTATTATCTGCACGCTTCCCGCTGCCGGATTAATCTAGTCTATCACCTGGCCCACAAAGGACTCGTCGATCTCCAAAGCATTCCGAGACTCAAAGAATTCCTCCGTTGGGGAATCCTCCTTCTCACTCCGCCCCACGCCTCCACCTACTCGGTCATGCGAGACGGAGCGGAAACCGCATTTCTTGAAGACGACAAAGTCCGCAAGGTTCCACCTGTCGGCGACCATGCGGGAATCGGAAAATGGTTGTCTGAGCATTACGCCTACATGGGTAAAATGTTCCGCGATACCGATCCTGAGTTTGCCCGTGAACTAATCGACGCCTATTTTGTCGCCAATGCAGACGGACTTCGCCTCCTGGGAAAAGCCTCTTGGGAGAATCAGAGTCCCGAATCCACACCGGATGGCTCGATGACTGGGGCAGTGGCCGGAAACCTGCCCCTCCTCTTTTGTAATTTCGACGTGAGCGACATCCCCGAGAACCCATCGCTCAGACTGCAAAGCCGGAGACTGGAAGGATTCGGAGGTGTCTTCCGCAATGGCGTGAATACCGATTCTGAAAGCTACCTGCTCGTCAAGCAAGGCCCGGGCGGCTACCGCTATCACCGGACGGAAGGCAGCTTTATCCTTTTCTCGGAAGGCCGTCCCCTCGTTTTTGATGGTGGAGAGGCCGGTGAAACCTGGCGCCACAGCACTCTCTCCTTCCACGACGTCCACATGCCCCTTTCCCCTGCACGCGTCGAACGCCATTTCGACGCGAGGGGCGTACAATTCATTCAAGGAGCGCACCCCGTTATTCTCAAGCCCGGCGAACCCGTTTTCCTGAACGATTCCTGCCGCCACGAGCTGGTCGAAGAAGCTTATCGCCGGTTTCAAATCGATCCCCCTGCCGTGGCAAGAAGCTTCTCATGGATCGACAACGAGTATCTCTTGATCCATGATGATCTAAGCGCGTCTCGTCCGAATCTCTCCCATTGGCATATTCAAGTCGTGGGTGGCACGCCGGAAACTCTGGGCCCTCACGACTACCGATTCCCCGGCCGATTCGGAATGGATCTGCGAGTGGTTCTGCCCGATCAGGAATTTGATGGGGAGAAGGTCGAAAACTTGCCGATCCTGCACTACTCCGGCACTCCGGAATCGTGGTTCTCCATGGAGCATCTCCAACTGAGTCTCCGTGACGCAAATCAGTATCTGGCCGCGCTCCATCCCGTGAGAAGTGGAATGCCAGATCCCTTTACCATAGAAGCCATTCGCAATGAGAACGGAATCGTCGGTGCAAGAATTTCATCCGAAAACCGTAAAGACCTCCATTGGTTTTGTCGCAGCGGACTATCCTGGGAGGAATCCAAGATTCGATTCTCGGGAAGTTACGGAGCCCTTCTGCGAACCGGAAGTCAAACTCGACTCGTTCTCTTCGGCGCCGGCAACCTCCAGTCTAAGGAAATACTCCTGCAAAGCGATGGTCCCAACGCTGTTCTCACTCTCGAGGGCCGCTCTCTTGGCCTGGAAGCTATCGGAGACGGGAAAATCATAATCAAAACACCCAGTCTTTCACGTGAGTTCGTCGTATCAAACGGAGACGGACTTCAGTTCAATCACGGCTAATCCATAAATTATTACTATTCCAACCATGAATTCTCCAGTGAAGATTGACCGATTTCCCGCGAACCCCCTCTTCCGTCCAGAAGACATTCAGCCATCGCAACCGAATCTGAAGATCATGTGTTCCTTCAATCCGGGGGCGATTCTCTTTCAAGGCAAACGCCTTCTTCTTCTTAGAGTGGCCGAAATGGCGATCCCCGATGAAGGCTGCGTCGCTACGCCCATTTTCGATCCGGAGACCGGCGAAGTCCACATTCAGCAATTCAAGAAGGACGACCCCGACCTCGAAGTACCCGACCCCCGCTTCTTCAAGCATAAAGGCAAGATCTACCTGACCAGTCTGAGCCACCTTCGCATAGCGACCTCGGAGGACGGACTGGACTTCACCATCGATGAAGGTCCCAGCATCTTCCCAGTCGGCCCCTACGAAACCTTCGGCATTGAGGACGCCCGCATCACGGAAATAGAAGGAACCTACTATATCAACTACACCGCTGCATCCGATTTCGGTGTAGTCACCTCGCTGATCACAACAACCGACTTCCGGAAATTCGAACGGAAAGGTATCATTTTCGGTCCCGACAACAAAGACGTCGCGATCTTCCCCGAGAAAATCGATGGACGCTATCAAGCCTTTCACCGTCCGGCGGTGGTACACACCGGCAAACCCTCGATCTGGACCGCTTCTTCAACCGACATGCTAGACTGGGGGCGTCACGAGTACGTCATCGGTCCACGCTCCGGTCACTGGGACTGCGAGCGGGTGGGTGCCGGAAGCGCTCCGATCAAAACACCGGAAGGCTGGCTCGCTTTTTACCATGCGGCCGACTACAGTACGCGATACTGCCTCGGCCTTCTTCTACTGGATCTCAAGAAACCCTCGAAGGTTCTGGCCCGCTCGGAAGAGCCCTTCTTTGTTCCGGAAACACCTTATGAGTGCGAGGGTGGCTTCATGCCCAACGTCGTCTTCCACAATGGAACCATCGCTCCCGGTGATGGCACCGTGGAACTTTACTACGGCGGCGGCGATCTCGTCACCTGCGGCGCCCGAGTTCAACTTTCCGACCTCCTCTCGCATTTAAAGTAAGCGTGTAACCCTTTCGGATCATGGCGAAACCTCCCCCCAATCTAATCTGGATCTTCGGCGACCAGCACCGCGCCCAAGCGCTTGGATTTCGGGGCGATCCGAACCTTTCCACCCCCAACTTGGACCGTCTCGCGAGCCAAGGACTTAGTTTTGAGAAAGCATTGACCAATAGTCCGCTCTGCTGCCCAGCCCGCGGAAGCCTCCTCACAGGAAAATATCCTCAACACGCCGTCCAGGGACACGCCGAACCCTTGGATCCCGATACGCCGACGATCGCTCACGCCTTCAAGGACAATGGCTATCACACGGCGTGGTTTGGAAAGTGGCATGTCGATGGCAAAGACCTTTCCGACGCCCCGACCCCGGAAAAAATTGTACCCCGGCAGCGGCGCGGTGGATTTGATACGTGGATTGGCTATGAGAACAAAAACACCAACACCCTGTATGACATCTGGATTCACGGTCATCGCGATAAAGAAGAGATCCCCCAGCACCGCCTCCCCGGATTCGAGACCGATGCTCTTTCGGATCATTTTATAGCTCACCTCGAAGAAATGGCCTCACGGGAGACGCAGCAGCCCTTCTTCGCTTCTCTCTCGGTTCAGCCACCCCACGACCCCTACACTCCCGCCAGAACCATGGATGAAAGGTAAGTCCGCAGGGAATATTCGCTTCCGCCCGAATGTCCCCGACATTCCCCGCATCCGCGAGAAAGCCTCCCGTGACCTCTGCGGCTATTACGGAGCCATCGAGAACCTCGACTGGAACGTCGGTCGCATCGTCGACACTCTTCAGCGACTGGGATTGTACGAGAACACGCACATCCTCTTCTTTTCCGACCACGGAGATATGCACGGTTCTCATGGTCAATTCCTCAAAACCAGCCCCCACGAGGAATCGATCCGGATTCCGCTCATTCTTTCAGGGGTGGATCCCACCTCCTACGGCCCGCTTCGCTCCGGCAATACAGACGCCCTCTGCACGAACGTCGATCTCGGCCCAACCTCGCTTGGACTCTGCGGTCTGCCCGTACCAGACTCCATGGCCGGACGAGATTTATCCGCTCTTCGTCTGAACCGCGAAGACGAACCGGTCCTTCCGGATTCCGCCTACATCCAGATCGTCAAACCCACAGGGCACCCCGACAGTGTCGAGCGATCTTGGCGAGGCATTGTTTCAGACGATGGCTGGAAATACGTCTGCCTCGAAGGAGGACTGCCCTGGCTGCTCTTCAATCTGAACGAAGATCCCTACGAGCAAGCAAATCTGGCTCTAAACCCCCGTTTCGCGGAGAATCGCCAGAAACTCCACGACCGATTGCGTCAGTGGGTCAGGGATACAGAAGACGAATTTGACCTCCCGAACCTCGTGTAGCGAAATTCTGCCTCTTTCAAGGAGGTCCTGGTTCGGCACTGTAAAGGCCCGAGCCAAATACCGATTTCAGGAAGATCCGATAATTTTCGCGGGACTGGAAACGAGGCTAGGCACCTGCGCACCGCTAGGATGAAAGGGATAGCGTCAGTCTTCTGCCTCCTCAGCGGTGCATAGCTGGAAAAGATGAAAAGGAAAGCAGCAAGACTTCGGTGGAGTCCCTCTCACAATTCGAAATCTCCGAATCCAGATGCCCTGGGTCCCGCAGGTTTGGGAACCATGCATGCGAAAAGGAGCGCCACTTCGGCAGACTCGAGGAATCAGCGAAGTCGCTAGTCAAATTGGCACCATTCGCAATGAATTCGCCCGTGGGCAACTCAGATCAGATTTCTCTCTTAGGCTTCCACGGTAAGGCCGAGTGCTTCTTCCAGGTTCTCCAGGCAAAACTTCACTCGCTTCGTATCAGCATCGGTGAGAGTCTCGTCTCTCCGAACCACATCAGCCGCAAAAGCCCCAGCAGCCTCCCCCATCGCCACGGAATTCCCGGTGACTCGGTAACTGGAGTGGGCGATAAAATCTCCACTGATGTTCCGCCCAGCCATCATCAAATTGTCCACATCCGCGGCAATCATCGCCCGCAGCGGCACATCGTAGGGCTGGGACCTCATCTTGTTTTCCGCGTCAAAGCCGCTGGACTTACCCTTTATTTTCGTCGCATGCACATCGATTGGAAAATGAACCCGGCAAACGGCATCGGAGTGGCTTCGCCCTTCTGTCAGATCCTCCGCGGTCACCGTATAGCGCCCCTGGATTCGCCGCCCTTCACGAATTCCAATGTGGGCTCCCGTGGCGACGACCCGCAAACCTTCCCAAGGCCCACCAGAGTCGCGCATCTGCCGAATCGCCAACATGACCTCGTTGCGGGCCTCAAATGTCGCCTTGCTCAGTTCATCCGCATTTAAGGCACTGCCGTATTTATGATTCATCATGAACCCGTAGAGGTCCGGACGGATCTCGAACAACACCGGCGCTCCGTAACTCGTATTCACTCCGGCGGCTTCGATCGCTTCTTTGAGACATTTCCCCGCCTTGCGCGCCAGAGGCTGCACACGGTCGACATGCGGAGTCTGCACCATGCACATCAAAGTCAATGGCTGCACCTCGCCGCTGTCCGGACGTCCTAACGAGAAGCGACATCCCGCTTGAGCGGCCAAGTCGCCGTCCCCGGTCGCGTCGATAAATATTTTGCCGCCCCACGCCTCACGGCCCGATTTCGACTCAGTAATCACCGCCGTGATTTTCCGCGGATCTTCCCTGTCTTTCACAACGGAACACACTCTGGTGTAGAGACGGGTATTCACCTTGAGCTGCAGACACTCGCGTTCCAGAACCCACTTCATGGTCTCGGGTTCATAGATGAAACAGTGCTCCGCCCATCCGGGCTTCGGCTCTGCAAAAGACTCGTCCAAACCCTTGCGCCGGGCATAACCGCCCAAACGGTCCAGTTCCGAGGTCAATCGATTGGTCACCGGACTATCCCCTTTGGGATCGAGAACATAAGTGAGAAGGCCAGAAGTCCAAACTCCTCCGAGACATCCGGCACTTTCAATCAGTACCGTCTTCGCACCACTTGCCGCCGACGCGATTGCTGCAGCCACCCCAGCCGGACCGGCCCCGCAGACAACCACATCCGCATCACGAGCGACCGGAACGTCCCTCGCCGGCTCGGACACAAGTGATTGCCCCACTGGCTTCGATTTGAAATTCAATTCACTCATTCAACAAAATTTCAAGCCATCTCCTGAAAACTCGAGAAACCAAAAGTCGTTCTATCGCCGACGACAAAAAGCAAACGCTCCGGCTCCAGCGAAGGCTCCTAGAAGTAACGTTGCACTGGACGGTTCGGGAATCACCACGGCGTCCACTGTCGATCCAATTCGAAGCTCGTCGATCAGGAAGGCATCACTCGCCCCCATATTATAAGTGCGGGCTCCAAATGTATCCGCAGTGCTCCCATTAATGCCCATCGCTCGTTCGATCGAAACAATCGGAGATCCGAGAGTCTGCGAATCCGGGTTGAGCCAAAGTTCCAGCAGATCGAGCTCATCGCCCGCTCCGGCGGAACCA from Puniceicoccus vermicola includes these protein-coding regions:
- a CDS encoding FAD-dependent oxidoreductase; translation: MSELNFKSKPVGQSLVSEPARDVPVARDADVVVCGAGPAGVAAAIASAASGAKTVLIESAGCLGGVWTSGLLTYVLDPKGDSPVTNRLTSELDRLGGYARRKGLDESFAEPKPGWAEHCFIYEPETMKWVLERECLQLKVNTRLYTRVCSVVKDREDPRKITAVITESKSGREAWGGKIFIDATGDGDLAAQAGCRFSLGRPDSGEVQPLTLMCMVQTPHVDRVQPLARKAGKCLKEAIEAAGVNTSYGAPVLFEIRPDLYGFMMNHKYGSALNADELSKATFEARNEVMLAIRQMRDSGGPWEGLRVVATGAHIGIREGRRIQGRYTVTAEDLTEGRSHSDAVCRVHFPIDVHATKIKGKSSGFDAENKMRSQPYDVPLRAMIAADVDNLMMAGRNISGDFIAHSSYRVTGNSVAMGEAAGAFAADVVRRDETLTDADTKRVKFCLENLEEALGLTVEA
- a CDS encoding sulfatase-like hydrolase/transferase is translated as MAKPPPNLIWIFGDQHRAQALGFRGDPNLSTPNLDRLASQGLSFEKALTNSPLCCPARGSLLTGKYPQHAVQGHAEPLDPDTPTIAHAFKDNGYHTAWFGKWHVDGKDLSDAPTPEKIVPRQRRGGFDTWIGYENKNTNTLYDIWIHGHRDKEEIPQHRLPGFETDALSDHFIAHLEEMASRETQQPFFASLSVQPPHDPYTPARTMDER
- a CDS encoding glycoside hydrolase family 130 protein, with amino-acid sequence MNSPVKIDRFPANPLFRPEDIQPSQPNLKIMCSFNPGAILFQGKRLLLLRVAEMAIPDEGCVATPIFDPETGEVHIQQFKKDDPDLEVPDPRFFKHKGKIYLTSLSHLRIATSEDGLDFTIDEGPSIFPVGPYETFGIEDARITEIEGTYYINYTAASDFGVVTSLITTTDFRKFERKGIIFGPDNKDVAIFPEKIDGRYQAFHRPAVVHTGKPSIWTASSTDMLDWGRHEYVIGPRSGHWDCERVGAGSAPIKTPEGWLAFYHAADYSTRYCLGLLLLDLKKPSKVLARSEEPFFVPETPYECEGGFMPNVVFHNGTIAPGDGTVELYYGGGDLVTCGARVQLSDLLSHLK
- a CDS encoding sulfatase-like hydrolase/transferase: MKGKSAGNIRFRPNVPDIPRIREKASRDLCGYYGAIENLDWNVGRIVDTLQRLGLYENTHILFFSDHGDMHGSHGQFLKTSPHEESIRIPLILSGVDPTSYGPLRSGNTDALCTNVDLGPTSLGLCGLPVPDSMAGRDLSALRLNREDEPVLPDSAYIQIVKPTGHPDSVERSWRGIVSDDGWKYVCLEGGLPWLLFNLNEDPYEQANLALNPRFAENRQKLHDRLRQWVRDTEDEFDLPNLV